CCATCGCCGCCCTGACGATCAGCATCGGGCGCGAGATGGAGCGCTACGGGGTGACCGCCAACTTCATCGCCCCGCGGGCGCGCACCCGCATGACCGACACGATGCCGAACTCGTCGATGTTCGATAAGCCGGAGACCGGGTTCGACGCCTTCAACCCGGCGTGGCCGGCGCAGCTCGTCGTCTTCCTCGCCAGCGAGCCGGCCGGCGACTTCACCGGCCAGGGCTTCGTCGTCTGGGGCGGCGAGGTGATGCTGGTCGGCGGCTGGCACATCCTCAACCAGATCAGCAAGCCCAACGCCGCCTTCACCGCCGCCGACCTGATCGCGCGCAAGGACGAGCTGTTCGGCTCCCACCCGAAACAACCCGGGTACATGTGAACGGGCGCGCCGACCGCGCCGACTGTCTCAGCCGACGCGGTCGGTGATCGCGACGTGCCGCGGCTGGGCGCGGACGCGCCCCAGCCAGGCGTTCACCGCCGCGTAGCCGCCGAGATCGAAGCCGCCCTCGTGGGCGACGTGGGTGTAGGCGTAGAGCGCGATGTCGGCGACGGTATAGCGTTCGGCGACGAAGAAGTCGCGCCGCGACAGGTGACGCTCCATGACGTCGAGGGCGGCGTAGCCGAGGGCGCGTTTGCCCTCGAGCATGGCGCGGCGCTCGGGGGTGAGCTGGTCGTGGGCGAGCCAGAAGCGCACCGTGGCGATGTTCGGCTCGTGGCTGTACTGCTCGAAGAACATCCACTGCAGCGCCTGGGCGCGCGCCAGTCGTTCCCCCGGCAGGAGCGGCGTGCCCTCGGCGAGGTAGCAGAGGATGGCGTTCGACTCGGCGAGATGCACGCCGGGCTCCAGCTCGAGGGTCGGGATGCGGCCGTTGGGGTTGCGGGCGAGGAACGCGGCGGTGTGCGTCTCGCCCTTGAGAATGTCCAGCTCGACCAGCTCGAAGGGCACGTCGAGCTGGCTGAGCAGCAGCCGCACCTTGTAGCCGTTGCCGGACGGTAGGTAGTCGTAGAGTCGATACATCGCCGCGCCCTCCGCGCCGAAGGTGAGCGACCGATGCGCGGCGCGCAAGCGCGGCGTTTCGCCGACCGTGGCCGGCGGCGATGGCGGCCAGCGGCGGCGCGTACTCGTGCACCGTCGTTGAGATAGGGTTAGGCAGGTTGCCGGTCATCGGCGGTCCTCGCGAGGAACGCCGACATTGGCAGCGAACTTCGGAATTGGGACACTGGAGTCGCAACATGGATCTCGACACGTGGCGCGCCGGCGGACGGATCTTCCTTTATCGCGGTCTGGAGGTGTTGTACCGCGACGAGGGCGACGGGCCGGCGCTGCTCTGCATCCACGGGTTCCCCAGCGCCTCGTGGGACTGGCACAAGCTGTGGCCGGCGCTGACGGCGCGTTTCCGGGTGATCGCGCCCGACATGCTCGGCTTCGGCCTCTCGGCGAAGCCCATCCACTACGCCTATTCGCTACGCGATCAGGCCGACCTGCACGAGGCGCTGCTGACGACGCTCGGCGTCGCCAGCGTCGACGTGCTGGCGCACGACTACGGCGACAGCGTCGCCCAGGAACTGCTCGCCCGCCAGCGCGAGCGCCGCGACGGCCTGCGCCTGCGCTCCGTCTGCTTCCTCAACGGCGGGCTCTTCCCGGAGTGCCATCGCCCCCGCCCGGCGCAGACGCTGCTGCGCTCGCCCCTCGGCCCCCTGCTGGCGCGTCTCATCTCCGAGCGCCGCTTCGCCGCCGGCTTCGCCGAGGTCTTCGGACCGCACACCCGGCCGAGCCCGGACGAGCTGCACACGGTGTGGCTGCTCAATCGCGAGCATGACGGGCTGCGGGTGGCGCCGAAGCTCATCCGCTATCTCGACGAACGCCGCCAGCAGCGCCAGCGCTGGGTGGAGGCGCTGCAACACAGCCCGGTGCCGCTGCGCTTCGTCAACGGCGCCGAGGATCCCGTGTCCGGCCGCCACATGGCCGACCGCTACCGCGAGATCGTGCCCGCTCCCGACGTCGTGCTGCTGGAGGGCATCGGCCACTACCCACAGCTCGAGGCGCCACAGCGGGTCCTCGATGCGTTCCTGCCGTTCGTGGCGACGGCGTCGCGCTGAGACTCCTCCCGCATTCCCGCCGCCAGACGACGACGCCCCGGCGTGTTGCCACACCGGGGCGTCGGGTCAGGTCAGCTTCGCCGGCTCACGGGGTCTTGGCGCTGAACTGGTCGAGCTGGTTCTTCTTCGGGCTGGCGAACGAGCTCCCCCAGCAGATGCCGGTGGCGTTGTTGCGCAACTGCACGATGACCGGCAGGTCGCCCGGCGCCACCGGCAGATTGCTGTCGAAGTCGGGCAGGCTGGCCGCCTTGCCTTTGACCAGCGCCTTGCTCTTCCCGGCCCCACCGCCCTTGACGATGATCTTGGTGATGCCGTCGTTGATCGCCGACACGTCGTTGAACTTGTAGCCCTTGCTGCCGATCGCCGCCCACTTGCCGGCGTCGGGAGCGATGCTGGCGCCGTTGATGAGGGTCGGGGTCGCGCCGGCGTAGAAGCACAGCGCATAGGTCGCGCTGGTGGTCGGATCGGCGAACTCGGTCTGGGTGGTCGCGTCGCCCTTCGCCCACTTCCAGATCAGCTTGTCCTGATCGTCGTTCGGCTTGTTCTTGATCAGCAGCTTGTTCTTGGCCGCGCCGCGGCAGCTCACCGGGTTGACCGGGCAGTCGCCGGTGAAGCAGAGGTCGAGGCTCTCGTCGCAGCTCTCGCCCACGCCGCACGGGCTGCTGCCGCCGCCGCAGACGCCGCCGCTGCAGGTCTGGGTGCCGTTGCAGAAGTTGCTGTCGTCGCAGTTGGTGCCGTCGGCGACGAAATCGTTCGCCGGGCAATCGTTGTTGAGGCCGTCGCAGACTTCGGTGACGTCGCAGACGCCGGCCGCGCTGCGGCAGACCGCGGTGCTCTTGGCGTCCGCCGGGCAGGTCTTGTTCGTGCCGTCGCACACCTCGGTCACGTCGCAGACACCGGCCGAGGCGCGGCAGGTGCTGCCGTTCGGCAGCACGGCATCGGCCGGACAGGTCTTGGTGGTGCCGTTGCAGGTCTCGGCGACGTCGCAGACGCCGCTCGAGGTGCGGCAGACGGTGGTGTTGGGCTGGACCGCGTCGGTCGGGCAGGTCTTGTTGGTGCCGTCGCAGTACTCGTCGACGTCGCAGACCTCACCCGGGCTGGCGGCGCGGCACAGCGTGGTCGCCGGCTCGACCAGGTCGGCCGGGCAGTTGGCGCCGCTGCCGGTGCAGAACTCGTTGATGTCGCAGGCCTCGCCGGCGCTCGCAGCACGGCAGAGCGTGCTCGCCGGCTTGAAGGCGTCCGCCGGACAGTTGGCGTTCGACCCGTTGCACACCTCGGCCACGTCGCAGTCGCCCGCCACCGCGCGGCAGACCGTGCCGTTCGGCAGGAAGCTGTTCGCCGGGCAGGCGTTGCTGACGCCGTTGCAGGTCTCGGCCACGTCGCAGATGCCGGCCGAGGCGCGGCACTGAGTGCCCGCCGTGACCTTGGCGTCCGCCGGACAGGCGTTGTTGACGCCGTCGCAGAACTCCGCGACGTCGCAGACGCCGCCCGACGCGCGGCACTGCGCCGTGCTCTTGGCGTCCGGCGGACAGGTGTTGCTGACGCCGTTGCACGATTCCGCCGGGTCGCAGACGCCGCCCGAGGCACGGCAGACCGCCGTGCTCTTGGCGTCGGCCGGACAGTTCGGACCGCTGCCGCTGCACACCTCGGCGATGTCGCACGCGCCGGCCGAGGCGCGGCAGGTGGTGCCGGCGGTCACGAAGGCATCGGTCGGGCAGATCTTGGTCGTGCCGTCACAGGTCTCGGCGATGTCGCAGGCGCCGGCCACGCCGCGGCACACGGTGCCGATCGGCTTGATCTCGTCGGCCGGGCAGTCGACGCCGCTGCCGGTGCAGTATTCGTCCTCGTCGCACTCCTCGCCGGCCGAGGTGGCGCGGCAGACGGTGCTCGGCGGCAGGTAGACGTCCGCCGGACAGGTGGGGCTGACGCCGTTGCAGGTCTCCGGCGCGTCGCAGACGCCGGCCGGATTGCGGCACACGGTGCCGTCGGTCTTCAGGGTGCAGTTGCTCTTGCAACACGAGCCGAAGGTGCCGTTCGCCACCCCCTGGTCGCACTCCTCGCCGAAACTGCCATCGACGACCCCGTTGCCGCAGAGCGAGACGATCGAGACGCTGACGAAGTGGCCGTCGTTGGCCTGGGTGCGGGACAGGGAGCCGGCGCCTGGATAGTCCCCCGCGGTCTGACCGGAGATCGTAGCAGGCAGGCCGGCGCGCACCGCGCATTCGTCGCCGCCGACCAGCGCACCGCCGCCGGGGCTGTTGCAGGAAGTCGTCCAACTGAAATTGAGCTGGTGGGGGACGTTGACGCCGTTGCTGGTGCCGTTGATCGTCGCAGTCGCGGACGTGGCGGCGACGCCGCCGCACGGCGAGCCGAAGCTGCACTGCCCCGTGGCGCCAGAGGTGCGCACGCCGGGATCGCCGAGGCTGAGCGAGCCCGACACCAGGGTGCCACCGCTCTGGGTGCCGGTCAGCGCGCCGACATCGGCCGTCGCCGCCACGGTCGCCAAGGTGGTGTCGTCCACCGTCGTCAGGCCGCCGCTCCAGTTGGTGGCGACCGTCAACTGATAGCTTCCCGGCACGTTGACGTTGAAGTTGATCCGATAGGCCGCGTTCGAGGAGATCGAGGAATTCGTGAAGGCGCCGCTGTCGGCGGCGCTCACCCAGGCGTAGCGGGCGGAGATCGACGTCGGGGACGATGAGATCGTGCGCTGCGACAGGAACTGCCTGCCGTCAGTCAGCCCATCGACGGTGAAATCCGCATCGCCGGTGTTGACGATGTTGACGCCGGAGATCTGCGCCGAGACCCGCGCCGCCAGCGCGGCGCACAGCGCGACCGTGACGACACCGAGTGCCGCTCCCCCGAATCTGATGCTCCTCATGTCGCCCCCCTTGCTGCCGGAAAGCCGCCCGGGCCCCGCCGCGGCTGGTATGCTGTTGACTGGATAGCACGGGTCCAGTCGTCGAAGTCAACCGGAAGATTGCCTGGTCCAGCTAGGCCGCGACCGCGGCGCTGCCCGGCCTCGATCCCCGGCGGCCGACGGCCACGCCGCCCACTTCACGGCGGGCGGCCACATCCTGCGAGCGGAGATTTGGCCTTGCTCTGACGAAACATTTCACCACGGAGGCACGGAGACACGGAACAACCTGGACAAGAGGGGGTTCGGGCGCGCGGTCCCCAACGCCATCAGCAATGGCCATGGGGATCGCACCACCCGCCAGTCCGACGCTGCCCCCTCCGTGTCTCCGTGCCTCCGTGGTGAAGGTGTTTTGTCGCATCGAGGTTAGGGATATGCCTCCACCCCGATGACGCACGAGATCCGGCGCGACTGGGGGACGCGCCTGCAGGCGGCGGTGCCGTTCGGGCTGGGACGGACCAAACCCAAGCATTTCCGCGACATGGCGCGGGTCGTCTGGGCCAACCGCGACAATGCCCGCTACGCCTGGCAGGTGCTGAGCCGCGGCGTCTGCGACGGCTGCGCCCTCGGCGTCGCCGGCCTGCACGACTGGACCATCGACGGCGTCCACCTGTGCATGACCCGGCTCAACCTGCTGCGGCTCAATACCATGCCGGCCCTCGATCCGGCCCGCCTCGGCGACGCCGAGGCGCTGCGCGGCCTGGGCAACGAGGCGCTGCGCGATCTCGGCCGCCTGCCGGTGCCGCTGCTGCGCGAGCGCGGCGACCGCGGCTTCCGCCGCATCACCTGGAGCGAGGCCTACGCCCGCATCGCCGCCCGCATCCGCGGCAGCGATCCGCGCCGCGTCGCCTTCTTCCTCACCGCCCGGGCGCTCACCAACGAGGTCTACTACGTCGCCCAGAAGGTGGCGCGCTTTCTCGGCACGAACAACATCGACAACGCGGCCCGCCTCTGCCACTCGCCCTCGACCGGGGCGATGAAGCGCGCCCTCGGGGTCGCCGCCAGCACCTGCGGCTACCGCGACTGGTTCGGCACCGACCTGATCGTCTTCTTCGGCTCGAATCCCGCCAACGACCAGCCGGTGGCGATGAAATACCTGCACGAAGCCAAGCGGCGGGGCACCCGCGTCGTGCTCGTCAACCCGCTGCGCGAGCCGGGCATGGATCGCTATTGGGTGCCGTCGACGCCGCGCAGCGCGCTCTTCGGCACCGACATCGCCGACTACTGGTTCCCGGTCGCCCAGCGCGGCGACATCGCCTTCCTCACCGGCGTCATCTCGATCCTCATCGAACGCGGCTGGATCGACCGCGACTTCGTCGATCGCCACACCAGCGGCCTCGCCGAGCTCGCCGCCGCGGTCGCCGCCGTCGACTGGCCGGCGCTGGAGGCGCAGGCGGGCCTGCCGCGCGCCAGCATGGAGGAGCTCGCCGCGCTGTTCCGCGACGCGCGCACTGCCGTGCTGGTGTGGAGCATGGGCATCACCCAGCACGCCAGCGGCGGCGAGGCGGTGCAGATGATCGTCAACCTGGGCCTGCTGCGCGGCTACGTCGGCCGCGAGCGCTGCGGCCTGATGCCGATCCGCGGCCACTCCGGCGTCCAGGGCGGCGCCGAGATGGGCGCCTACGCGACCGCGCTGCCCGGCAGCGTCGCGATCACGCCCGAGTCGGCGCAGGCGCTGACGCTCGAGTACGGGTTCCCGGTGCCGGAGACGCCCGGGCTGACCGCCCCGGAAATGGTCGAGGCCGCGGCGCGCGGCGATCTCGACCTCCTCTACTCGCTCGGCGGCAACCTGCTGCGCACCCTGCCCGATCCCGCCTACGTCGCCGACGCCCTGTCCGTGCTGCCGATGCGCGTCCACCAGGACATCATCGTCACCGACCAGATGCTGATCCCGCCGGCCGGCGACGACGGCCAGGTGCTGCTGCTGCCGGCCAAGACCCGCTACGAGCAGGACGGCGGCGGCACCCAGACCAGCACCGAACGGCGGGTGATGTTCAGCCCCGAGCTGCCGCGCGCCGTCGGCGAGGCGCGCGCCGAGTGGCGCATCCTGCGCGAGCTGGCGGCGGCGGTCGACCCGCAGCGCGCCGAGCTGCTCGGCTGCGACAGCGGTGCGGCGATCCGCGAGGAGATCGCCCGCGTCGTGCCGCTCTACCAGGGCATCCAGCAATTGCGGTCGGCCGGCGAGTCGTTCCAGTACGGCGGCCCGCACCTGGCGCCCGGCGGCCGGTTCCCGACCGCCGACGGCCGCGCCCGCCTGATTCCGGTGCCGCTGCCGGCGGCGGAGCGGCCACCCGGCACCTTCGTGGTCAGCAGCCGCCGCGGCAAGCAGTTCAACACCCTGATCTACGCCGAGGTCGACCCGCTCACCGGCGCCGCCCGCGATGCCGTCCTCATGCACCCCGACGACGCCGCCGCCCTGCACCTGCGCGGCGGCGATCGCATCGC
The genomic region above belongs to bacterium and contains:
- a CDS encoding FdhF/YdeP family oxidoreductase, encoding MTHEIRRDWGTRLQAAVPFGLGRTKPKHFRDMARVVWANRDNARYAWQVLSRGVCDGCALGVAGLHDWTIDGVHLCMTRLNLLRLNTMPALDPARLGDAEALRGLGNEALRDLGRLPVPLLRERGDRGFRRITWSEAYARIAARIRGSDPRRVAFFLTARALTNEVYYVAQKVARFLGTNNIDNAARLCHSPSTGAMKRALGVAASTCGYRDWFGTDLIVFFGSNPANDQPVAMKYLHEAKRRGTRVVLVNPLREPGMDRYWVPSTPRSALFGTDIADYWFPVAQRGDIAFLTGVISILIERGWIDRDFVDRHTSGLAELAAAVAAVDWPALEAQAGLPRASMEELAALFRDARTAVLVWSMGITQHASGGEAVQMIVNLGLLRGYVGRERCGLMPIRGHSGVQGGAEMGAYATALPGSVAITPESAQALTLEYGFPVPETPGLTAPEMVEAAARGDLDLLYSLGGNLLRTLPDPAYVADALSVLPMRVHQDIIVTDQMLIPPAGDDGQVLLLPAKTRYEQDGGGTQTSTERRVMFSPELPRAVGEARAEWRILRELAAAVDPQRAELLGCDSGAAIREEIARVVPLYQGIQQLRSAGESFQYGGPHLAPGGRFPTADGRARLIPVPLPAAERPPGTFVVSSRRGKQFNTLIYAEVDPLTGAARDAVLMHPDDAAALHLRGGDRIALVSDHGRFAGRVHLAPIARGNLQVHWPESNPLLARGVVDALGGVPDYLAVVRIERREE
- a CDS encoding alpha/beta hydrolase gives rise to the protein MDLDTWRAGGRIFLYRGLEVLYRDEGDGPALLCIHGFPSASWDWHKLWPALTARFRVIAPDMLGFGLSAKPIHYAYSLRDQADLHEALLTTLGVASVDVLAHDYGDSVAQELLARQRERRDGLRLRSVCFLNGGLFPECHRPRPAQTLLRSPLGPLLARLISERRFAAGFAEVFGPHTRPSPDELHTVWLLNREHDGLRVAPKLIRYLDERRQQRQRWVEALQHSPVPLRFVNGAEDPVSGRHMADRYREIVPAPDVVLLEGIGHYPQLEAPQRVLDAFLPFVATASR
- a CDS encoding glutathione S-transferase family protein, with the protein product MYRLYDYLPSGNGYKVRLLLSQLDVPFELVELDILKGETHTAAFLARNPNGRIPTLELEPGVHLAESNAILCYLAEGTPLLPGERLARAQALQWMFFEQYSHEPNIATVRFWLAHDQLTPERRAMLEGKRALGYAALDVMERHLSRRDFFVAERYTVADIALYAYTHVAHEGGFDLGGYAAVNAWLGRVRAQPRHVAITDRVG